A region from the Candidatus Cloacimonadota bacterium genome encodes:
- a CDS encoding DEAD/DEAH box helicase: MSNLEKFEKLGLSEKSLLAIGHKGFEEPSPIQKLTIPLLLKNEKDIVGQAQTGTGKTAAFGLPIMDQIEENSRKIQVLIMAPTRELAVQVAEEMNSFRGGRNIGVLPIYGGQSYDQQLRRLKKGVEIVVGTPGRVIDHIKRGTLVLDDIKFAVLDEADEMLNMGFIEDIELILSKTPKEKRVLLFSATMPKRILSLAENYMDDFQVVRVDTKQLTVDQTDQIYFEVRASDKFEALCRIIDVEKEFYALVFCRTKLKVDHVANALIDRGYDAAALHGDISQAQRERILNQFKNKRINILVATDVAARGIDIDDLTHVLNYSIPQNPESYVHRIGRTGRAGKEGTAITFITPSEYRKLMQIQHVSRSEIRKESLPKVKELLKLKRARIAEELDEIIVDKSFQENLQLAEELLSDYPPQKIIAALLAHAYKNEFSADKYVEIFEPQREKKSKHKDRNSNSPDQSGITRLFIALGKKDELTPKKLALMIQNEAMVDAKLIRDVQLFDNFSFANVPFEEAEAIIDAFRKKGRDKKPLIVEAKGKDQIRSKRSFRTGRKSNNKDKRFNRSSKKGRSKKRY; the protein is encoded by the coding sequence ATGAGCAATTTAGAAAAATTTGAAAAACTCGGATTATCCGAGAAATCTCTTCTGGCAATTGGCCACAAAGGATTTGAAGAACCATCACCAATACAGAAATTAACAATTCCCTTACTTTTAAAAAATGAAAAAGATATTGTTGGTCAGGCACAAACCGGAACCGGTAAAACAGCTGCTTTTGGCCTGCCGATCATGGATCAAATAGAAGAAAACAGCCGTAAAATTCAAGTATTGATTATGGCTCCAACTCGTGAATTGGCAGTTCAGGTTGCCGAAGAAATGAACTCATTTCGTGGTGGAAGAAATATCGGAGTTTTACCGATTTATGGCGGGCAGTCTTACGATCAGCAGTTGCGAAGATTGAAAAAAGGTGTGGAAATCGTGGTGGGAACGCCCGGACGTGTGATCGATCATATAAAACGTGGAACACTGGTTTTAGATGATATAAAATTTGCCGTGCTGGATGAGGCTGATGAAATGCTGAACATGGGATTTATTGAAGATATCGAATTGATACTTTCCAAAACTCCCAAAGAAAAGAGAGTTCTGCTGTTTTCTGCTACAATGCCTAAACGAATTTTGAGCCTGGCAGAAAATTATATGGATGACTTTCAAGTTGTAAGAGTCGATACAAAACAACTTACAGTTGATCAGACGGATCAGATTTATTTCGAAGTACGGGCTTCCGATAAATTTGAAGCATTGTGCAGAATAATCGATGTGGAAAAGGAATTTTACGCTCTGGTTTTTTGTAGAACAAAGCTTAAAGTGGATCATGTGGCAAATGCCCTCATCGATCGTGGTTATGACGCAGCAGCTTTGCATGGAGATATTTCTCAAGCTCAACGAGAAAGAATTTTGAACCAGTTCAAAAACAAGCGCATCAATATTCTGGTGGCAACAGATGTAGCGGCACGTGGAATCGATATAGACGATCTTACTCACGTTCTGAATTATTCCATTCCGCAAAATCCGGAAAGTTATGTTCACCGCATCGGAAGAACAGGCAGAGCAGGAAAAGAAGGAACTGCGATCACATTTATCACGCCGTCCGAATATCGTAAGTTAATGCAGATTCAGCATGTTTCCAGATCGGAAATTCGCAAAGAATCACTTCCCAAAGTGAAAGAATTACTCAAACTGAAAAGAGCGCGAATTGCAGAAGAGCTTGATGAAATAATCGTGGATAAAAGTTTTCAGGAAAATCTGCAGCTGGCAGAAGAACTTCTCTCGGATTATCCTCCGCAAAAAATAATAGCAGCGCTGCTGGCTCATGCCTACAAAAATGAATTTTCGGCAGATAAATATGTGGAAATTTTTGAACCGCAGAGGGAAAAGAAATCAAAACATAAAGATCGAAATAGCAATTCTCCCGATCAATCCGGAATAACCCGACTTTTTATTGCTTTGGGAAAGAAGGATGAGCTAACTCCAAAGAAATTGGCTCTGATGATCCAGAATGAAGCAATGGTCGATGCGAAATTGATAAGAGATGTGCAACTGTTTGATAATTTTTCTTTTGCCAATGTACCATTTGAAGAAGCTGAAGCCATCATCGATGCTTTCCGCAAAAAGGGAAGAGACAAAAAACCTCTTATCGTGGAAGCGAAAGGAAAAGATCAAATTCGCAGCAAAAGAAGTTTTCGTACTGGCAGAAAATCAAATAATAAAGATAAAAGGTTTAACCGTTCTTCCAAGAAAGGAAGAAGTAAAAAAAGATATTAG
- a CDS encoding Do family serine endopeptidase, which produces MKFKILIIVLIAAALAIQPLNAQYPVTADGKSPFVDVVKNIRESVVNIQVEYEQSFNARGQLPFNDDFFKFFFPNPPQMQPRKSVSMGSGFIFEKQGQDVYIITNNHVVQNGEDGEITVTLADKAKYTAEIVGLDSETDLAVIKIEVEEFEQITVVELGNSDNLEIGDWAIAIGNPFGQLGLERTVTVGVISATGRANLNFGSDSPIYQDYIQTDAAINPGNSGGPLLNLKGEVIGVNAAITSTSGGNVGIGFAIPVNLAKKVSQDLMEKGQVVRAYIGILPQEIDSDLRESLDLDKVQGVLVTKVEEDTPAEEAGLKRGDVIIEFGGSEIENVAKFRILIANSEIGKEYPLKVIRNNKEKKLKVTLVPRPDLEEIAASENDSKQSSELGLQVESVNGDFARRNNINEDEGVIITKIEPDSPAASSQLKVGDIILEIDQKKIDSVKDFRQSTDDIKEDVILLYIKTSSGNYQYVTVKID; this is translated from the coding sequence ATGAAATTTAAAATTCTTATTATAGTTCTGATCGCAGCAGCCTTAGCGATCCAACCACTAAACGCACAATATCCTGTAACTGCAGATGGAAAAAGCCCTTTTGTGGATGTGGTAAAGAACATTCGGGAATCGGTCGTAAATATTCAAGTGGAATATGAACAGTCTTTTAATGCCAGGGGACAATTACCATTTAATGATGATTTCTTTAAATTCTTTTTTCCAAATCCGCCCCAGATGCAGCCCCGTAAAAGCGTGAGTATGGGAAGTGGATTTATATTCGAAAAACAGGGGCAGGATGTTTATATCATTACAAATAATCACGTTGTGCAAAATGGTGAAGATGGAGAGATCACAGTAACTTTGGCCGATAAAGCAAAATATACTGCTGAAATTGTCGGTTTGGATTCCGAAACAGATCTGGCAGTCATCAAGATCGAAGTTGAAGAATTTGAACAGATCACAGTTGTGGAGTTGGGAAATTCCGACAATCTGGAAATCGGTGACTGGGCGATAGCGATCGGAAATCCCTTTGGTCAGTTAGGTTTGGAACGAACCGTTACAGTCGGTGTGATTTCTGCAACAGGAAGAGCTAATCTTAATTTTGGATCGGATTCTCCCATTTATCAGGATTATATTCAAACCGATGCAGCCATCAATCCGGGAAATTCCGGTGGACCACTACTTAATTTGAAGGGAGAAGTTATTGGTGTGAATGCAGCCATAACAAGTACTAGTGGTGGTAATGTGGGAATTGGATTTGCCATTCCAGTAAACCTGGCAAAAAAAGTTTCGCAAGATCTGATGGAAAAAGGACAGGTCGTGCGAGCTTATATTGGAATTCTGCCACAGGAAATCGACTCTGATCTGCGTGAAAGCTTGGATCTGGATAAAGTTCAGGGTGTGCTGGTAACCAAAGTAGAAGAAGATACTCCTGCCGAGGAAGCTGGCTTGAAACGTGGTGATGTGATAATTGAATTTGGTGGAAGTGAGATCGAGAATGTGGCTAAATTCCGAATCTTGATTGCCAATAGTGAGATCGGCAAAGAATATCCGCTAAAAGTGATCAGAAACAATAAAGAGAAGAAATTGAAAGTAACTCTTGTTCCAAGACCGGATCTGGAAGAAATCGCTGCCAGCGAAAATGACAGTAAACAGTCCAGTGAACTTGGCTTGCAAGTGGAATCGGTAAACGGTGATTTTGCCAGAAGGAACAACATTAATGAAGATGAAGGAGTCATTATCACCAAGATCGAACCAGACAGCCCGGCAGCTTCTTCTCAATTGAAAGTAGGAGATATCATCCTGGAAATCGATCAGAAAAAAATAGATAGTGTGAAAGATTTCCGCCAGTCAACAGACGATATCAAAGAAGATGTGATTCTGCTCTACATCAAAACTTCCAGCGGAAATTATCAGTATGTTACAGTGAAGATAGATTAA
- a CDS encoding Hsp20/alpha crystallin family protein: MKVVPFNNNRKNFYPMMSLFDKFVDDFFKGEEVQDKQRTMAIDILEEDDKFVIEANLPGFKKKDVKISVNNNELVIEAQKEEKKEEKKGSYCRCERYQGSYRRVLSLNDEVDSNKIAAKFEDGVLKLDIPKKEPVPSKEIKIG, from the coding sequence ATGAAAGTAGTACCTTTTAACAACAACAGGAAAAACTTTTATCCAATGATGTCGCTTTTTGACAAATTCGTGGATGACTTCTTCAAAGGTGAAGAAGTTCAGGACAAGCAGAGAACAATGGCAATCGACATTCTGGAAGAAGACGACAAATTTGTGATCGAAGCAAATCTGCCTGGCTTCAAGAAAAAAGATGTGAAGATTTCTGTGAACAACAACGAACTTGTCATCGAAGCTCAAAAAGAAGAAAAGAAAGAAGAAAAGAAAGGTTCCTATTGCCGTTGCGAGCGTTATCAGGGCAGCTATCGTCGTGTACTCAGTTTGAATGACGAAGTGGACAGCAACAAGATAGCCGCCAAATTTGAAGATGGCGTTCTGAAACTGGACATTCCCAAAAAAGAACCTGTACCTTCCAAAGAAATTAAAATTGGATAA
- a CDS encoding nitroreductase family protein, translated as MLIQAIKDRFSARKFKDKPVEQEKLDEILEAARLAPSASNKQTWKFVVIRDIEKRKQLTEICRGQKFVSEAPITIAICNTNFDYVMTCGMNAPIIDGAIAAEHIVLQAAELGLGTCWIGAFYHDKMAELINLPKDYKIVGLLPLGYPDVEKGKRNLKPKEEVILWDSF; from the coding sequence ATGTTAATTCAAGCAATCAAAGATCGTTTTAGTGCAAGAAAATTCAAAGACAAACCGGTGGAACAGGAAAAACTGGATGAAATTCTGGAAGCTGCTCGCTTGGCTCCTTCAGCAAGCAACAAACAAACCTGGAAATTTGTCGTAATCAGAGATATTGAAAAAAGGAAACAACTCACTGAAATCTGTAGAGGACAGAAATTTGTTTCAGAAGCCCCAATTACAATTGCAATCTGCAACACAAACTTTGATTACGTTATGACTTGCGGGATGAACGCGCCGATTATTGATGGAGCAATCGCAGCTGAGCACATTGTTCTTCAGGCTGCTGAATTGGGTTTGGGAACCTGTTGGATCGGAGCATTCTATCACGATAAAATGGCTGAGTTGATCAATCTGCCGAAAGATTATAAAATTGTAGGATTGCTGCCACTTGGCTATCCCGATGTAGAAAAAGGCAAGCGCAATCTAAAACCAAAAGAAGAAGTAATCTTGTGGGATAGTTTTTAG
- the clpB gene encoding ATP-dependent chaperone ClpB, whose protein sequence is MNINRFTIKSQEALEKARQIAEDFCHQEITPVHLFSALVQQEEGFTKSLLKKLDIESSAVEEDLNSFLQNQPKIEGVYQTGLSRELNTVFSEAEKEAGKLQDEYVSVEHLLLAILEKGKLPSSLNKYGLSKDKVLKALKEVRGNQKVSDQNPEAKYQALEKYARNLTKLARLGKLDPVIGRNDEIRRTIQTLSRRRKNNPVLIGEPGTGKTAIVEGLARRVVDLDVPENLKHKDIVELDMGSLLAGAKFRGEFEERLKAVLKEVEKAEGKIILFIDEIHTVVGAGAAEGAVDASNMLKPALARGTLHCIGATTLDEYRKYIEKDAALERRFQPVLIDEPNVEDTISILRGIKEKYEVHHGVQITDTALVSAAMLSNRYISDRFLPDKAIDLMDEACSSLRMEIDSMPQDLELVERKLRQLEIEKLSLKREKDKVSKERMELINQEMADLKEKQANLRVRWEHEKNLLKQISELSEKIDQIKAEAEIAERKGELDKVSRLKYGELVDKQKQLEDLKAKVQEIPKDQQLLKEVVDEEMIAEVVAKWTGIPVSKLMQSELAKLVKMEDVLSNRVVGQKEGIIALSNAIRRSRSGLSDADKPIGSFLFMGPTGVGKTELAKTLAEFMFDTDRAIIRIDMSEFMEKHSVARMIGAPPGYVGYEEGGYLTEAVRRKPYSIILLDEIEKAHHDVFNILLQILDDGRLTDGKGRTVDFKNTVIIMTSNVASQFIYEMGDKPEEEIKANLKEALQQYFRPEFLNRLDDIIVFHRLDKEQIRQIVKLQLKILNKRLKDKNIELEFSEAALDKLTEMGFDPQFGARPLKRVIQKEIENRLAIELLEGNVLPGQKIKIDVEGDEFKFS, encoded by the coding sequence ATGAACATAAACAGATTTACCATAAAATCTCAGGAAGCTTTGGAAAAGGCGCGTCAGATCGCTGAAGATTTTTGTCATCAGGAGATAACTCCTGTTCACCTGTTTTCGGCACTGGTTCAGCAGGAAGAAGGATTTACCAAATCACTTCTCAAAAAACTGGATATTGAAAGTTCAGCTGTAGAAGAAGATCTGAATTCTTTTCTGCAAAACCAGCCGAAAATCGAAGGTGTTTATCAGACCGGACTTTCCAGAGAGTTGAATACTGTTTTTTCTGAAGCTGAAAAAGAAGCCGGAAAACTGCAGGATGAATACGTAAGTGTGGAACATCTGCTATTGGCAATCCTGGAAAAAGGCAAACTTCCTTCTTCTCTCAATAAATATGGTTTATCCAAAGACAAAGTATTGAAAGCTTTAAAAGAAGTTCGGGGCAATCAGAAGGTAAGCGATCAGAACCCGGAAGCAAAATATCAAGCCCTGGAAAAATATGCTCGTAACCTGACTAAACTGGCCCGGCTGGGTAAACTCGATCCGGTGATCGGTCGTAATGATGAGATTAGAAGAACAATCCAGACGCTTTCGCGTCGCAGGAAAAATAATCCTGTTCTGATCGGAGAACCTGGAACTGGAAAAACAGCGATAGTGGAAGGCTTGGCTCGCCGAGTTGTGGACTTGGACGTTCCCGAAAACTTGAAGCACAAAGATATAGTGGAACTTGATATGGGCTCACTTCTGGCCGGAGCAAAATTTCGCGGTGAATTTGAAGAACGCCTGAAAGCTGTGCTGAAAGAAGTAGAAAAAGCGGAAGGCAAGATAATTCTCTTCATTGATGAAATTCACACTGTTGTGGGAGCGGGAGCTGCGGAAGGTGCTGTGGACGCTTCGAATATGCTCAAACCCGCTCTGGCGCGTGGAACGCTGCATTGTATCGGGGCGACAACGTTGGATGAATACCGCAAATACATCGAAAAAGATGCAGCTCTGGAACGTCGTTTCCAGCCTGTTCTGATTGATGAACCGAACGTAGAAGATACTATTTCCATTTTGCGGGGAATCAAAGAAAAATATGAAGTACATCATGGAGTGCAGATCACAGATACTGCTCTGGTTTCGGCAGCGATGCTTTCCAACAGATACATCTCGGATCGTTTCTTGCCCGATAAAGCTATAGACTTAATGGATGAAGCCTGTTCCAGCCTGAGAATGGAGATCGATTCCATGCCGCAGGATCTGGAATTGGTAGAAAGAAAACTGCGCCAGTTGGAGATTGAAAAACTTTCTTTAAAACGGGAAAAAGACAAAGTTTCCAAAGAAAGAATGGAACTGATCAACCAGGAAATGGCTGACTTGAAAGAAAAGCAGGCAAATCTTCGTGTCCGTTGGGAACATGAAAAAAATCTTCTCAAACAGATCAGCGAACTTTCCGAAAAGATCGATCAGATAAAAGCAGAAGCCGAAATTGCCGAACGAAAAGGAGAACTGGATAAAGTTTCCCGACTAAAATACGGTGAACTGGTGGATAAACAGAAACAACTGGAAGATCTGAAAGCAAAAGTGCAGGAAATTCCCAAAGACCAGCAGCTGCTCAAGGAAGTCGTGGATGAAGAAATGATCGCCGAAGTGGTGGCAAAATGGACAGGAATTCCAGTTTCCAAACTGATGCAGAGCGAACTTGCGAAACTGGTAAAAATGGAAGATGTGCTTTCCAACCGAGTGGTCGGACAAAAAGAAGGAATTATTGCGCTGTCCAATGCAATCCGCCGTTCCCGCAGCGGACTTTCCGATGCCGATAAACCAATCGGCTCGTTCCTGTTCATGGGGCCAACCGGCGTGGGAAAAACCGAACTCGCCAAAACCTTGGCGGAGTTCATGTTCGATACAGACCGAGCCATCATCCGCATCGATATGAGCGAATTCATGGAAAAGCATTCCGTGGCGAGAATGATCGGTGCACCCCCCGGTTACGTTGGTTATGAAGAAGGCGGTTACCTCACGGAAGCGGTGCGCAGAAAACCATATTCCATCATTCTGCTGGATGAGATCGAAAAAGCACATCACGATGTATTCAATATTCTTCTGCAAATTCTGGATGACGGTCGTTTGACCGACGGAAAAGGACGTACAGTAGATTTCAAAAACACAGTCATCATCATGACTTCCAACGTTGCTTCGCAGTTTATCTACGAAATGGGCGATAAACCGGAAGAAGAGATCAAAGCCAACCTGAAAGAAGCTTTGCAGCAGTATTTCCGTCCGGAATTTTTGAATCGTCTGGATGATATCATCGTTTTCCACAGGTTGGATAAAGAGCAGATTCGCCAGATCGTGAAACTGCAGCTTAAAATTCTGAATAAACGGCTGAAAGATAAAAATATCGAATTGGAATTTTCGGAAGCAGCGCTGGATAAACTCACCGAAATGGGATTCGATCCGCAGTTTGGTGCGCGACCTTTGAAACGCGTGATCCAGAAAGAGATTGAAAACAGATTGGCAATTGAACTTTTGGAAGGTAATGTGCTGCCAGGTCAGAAAATTAAAATTGATGTGGAAGGGGATGAGTTTAAATTTAGTTAA
- a CDS encoding integration host factor subunit beta, protein MTKADLVRIVSAETGIIRKDVALAVDAFLEAVKDSMKDGKHIEIRGFGTFKLKERKERIGRNPKTEEKVTVPRRVVPTFKFSRAFKDEVDEANQNLLK, encoded by the coding sequence ATGACAAAAGCAGATTTAGTAAGAATCGTATCAGCAGAAACAGGCATCATTCGCAAAGATGTTGCTCTGGCAGTAGACGCTTTTCTGGAAGCAGTAAAAGATTCAATGAAAGATGGGAAACATATCGAGATCAGAGGATTCGGAACTTTCAAACTTAAAGAAAGAAAAGAAAGAATCGGCCGCAATCCAAAAACAGAAGAAAAAGTTACAGTTCCTCGCCGTGTAGTTCCTACCTTCAAATTTTCAAGAGCTTTCAAAGACGAAGTGGATGAAGCCAACCAGAACCTGCTGAAATAG
- a CDS encoding DUF523 domain-containing protein — protein sequence MILVSACLAGIKCKYDGGDNKCDKVVELVKKGLAIPVCPEQLGGLSTPRNPAEIVGDQVISNRKIDVTENFQKGAEETLKIAQMIGCKKAILKQCSPSCGFGEIYDGSFSGIIKSGNGITAELLAENGIEIITEEEL from the coding sequence ATGATCCTGGTAAGTGCCTGTCTGGCAGGAATTAAATGTAAATACGACGGTGGCGACAACAAGTGCGATAAAGTTGTGGAGCTGGTGAAGAAAGGTTTGGCAATTCCGGTTTGTCCCGAACAACTTGGCGGACTTTCCACTCCGCGCAATCCAGCCGAAATTGTAGGTGATCAAGTCATTTCAAATCGCAAGATAGATGTAACTGAGAACTTCCAAAAAGGTGCAGAAGAAACATTGAAAATCGCTCAAATGATCGGTTGTAAAAAGGCAATCCTGAAACAGTGTTCGCCTTCCTGTGGATTTGGTGAAATTTACGATGGCTCATTCAGTGGAATCATAAAATCTGGAAACGGCATTACAGCAGAACTTCTGGCAGAAAATGGAATTGAGATTATTACAGAAGAAGAATTGTAG
- a CDS encoding DUF3795 domain-containing protein — MDYQQLTAPCGLDCWNCLIYQAAENEKLKKMIADKLKIPEEKVSCRGCRAEKGQIGFLDMNSSCKVFRCITGKGIYSCVECDEMPCNNLHPFADLADKRPHNLKLFNLCQIKKLGITEWAEKKAKQNRERYFKGKLEL, encoded by the coding sequence ATCGATTATCAACAATTAACCGCTCCCTGCGGTTTGGACTGCTGGAATTGTCTAATCTATCAAGCTGCAGAAAATGAAAAACTAAAAAAAATGATAGCTGATAAATTGAAAATTCCGGAAGAAAAGGTGTCCTGTCGAGGTTGCCGGGCAGAAAAGGGGCAAATTGGATTTCTGGATATGAACAGTTCCTGTAAAGTGTTTAGATGTATCACAGGAAAAGGAATTTATTCCTGCGTTGAATGTGACGAAATGCCATGTAACAATCTTCATCCTTTTGCTGATCTGGCTGATAAAAGACCACATAATTTGAAGCTTTTTAATTTGTGTCAGATCAAAAAATTGGGAATAACGGAATGGGCAGAAAAAAAAGCCAAGCAAAACCGTGAGCGTTATTTCAAGGGAAAGCTGGAGTTATAA
- the mutS gene encoding DNA mismatch repair protein MutS, whose translation MLKQFMQIKDKHPDKLLLFRMGDFYETFFEDAKTASKILGITLTARDKKADDPIPLAGFPHHALNNYLDKLVKAGMKIVICEQMEDPKLAKGLVKRDIVDIITPGSIIDGNLIESTANNYLAVIYKPENKSKTGLALLDVSTADFLFTELENDQLANELIRFQTKEIIVQNEEMEVDIQKLKLEPQPTITVFDNWYFDTEEADRTLKSHFGITTLEGLGARHKPLGRTAAGVALSYIKSLKNDNLKHISNLRFYSLENYMQLDETTRRNLELLKSMRYGTSFGSLISILNKTETAMGARKITEWLLNPLIDAEQINKRLDAVQILKEEFLLTEDIRSILKNVGDLSRILSKIGSMRVNPRDVIALRNYLDTAPLLAKIISELDNQLLSELHSQIVDYSEIIDLIDSAIEEEAPLQITDGNIIKDGFNKDLDELREISKSGKSWIFRLEEEERKSTGISSLKVGYNRVFGYYLEVTKTHKDKVPEHYIRKQTLVNAERYISPELKEYEAKVLGAEERIKSLEYELFSDIREELYEKVEMMQKFVEVVANLDALSNLAYLAYHNNYCRPQFNDEGIVKIINSRHPVIERILENEEFIPNDVQISDENMISLITGPNMAGKSTYLRQVGLLVIMAQMGSFIPAESADLPVFDKVFTRVGASDNLAMGQSTFLVEMIETANILNSATPNSLILLDEIGRGTSTFDGLSLAWSIVEYIHNNKKISAKTLFATHYHELTELENVLDKVKNLNVVVKEWNDEIIFLRKIERGTADQSYGIQVARLAGIPKRVISRAKQILQNLEEHELSAQGLTATARKQLKSASSQMNIFEAIIEKSDQKNEILEEIRNMDVENMTPLEAIKILSELQEKL comes from the coding sequence ATGCTGAAGCAGTTTATGCAGATCAAAGATAAACATCCCGATAAACTGCTGCTTTTTAGAATGGGAGATTTTTACGAAACCTTTTTTGAAGATGCTAAAACTGCATCCAAAATTCTGGGGATCACGCTGACAGCCCGCGATAAAAAAGCCGATGACCCGATTCCGTTGGCTGGTTTTCCGCATCATGCACTCAACAATTATCTGGATAAACTGGTAAAAGCCGGTATGAAGATTGTGATCTGTGAACAAATGGAAGATCCCAAATTGGCAAAAGGTTTAGTGAAACGTGACATTGTCGATATCATCACGCCTGGTTCGATAATCGATGGCAATCTAATCGAATCGACGGCAAATAATTATCTGGCAGTAATTTATAAACCAGAAAATAAATCAAAAACCGGTCTTGCATTGCTGGATGTTTCTACAGCAGATTTTCTGTTTACGGAATTGGAAAATGATCAACTTGCCAATGAACTTATCCGTTTTCAAACTAAAGAAATTATCGTTCAAAATGAAGAAATGGAAGTAGATATCCAAAAGCTGAAATTGGAACCGCAACCCACGATCACAGTTTTCGACAACTGGTATTTCGACACGGAAGAGGCAGATCGAACCTTGAAATCACACTTTGGAATTACAACTCTGGAAGGTCTGGGAGCACGTCATAAACCGCTTGGTAGAACAGCTGCCGGAGTTGCGCTTTCTTACATTAAATCTTTAAAGAATGATAATCTTAAGCATATTAGCAACTTGCGATTTTATTCTCTGGAAAACTATATGCAGCTGGATGAAACGACTCGCAGAAATCTGGAACTTCTAAAATCGATGCGCTACGGCACCAGTTTTGGCAGTCTTATCTCGATTTTGAATAAAACTGAAACAGCGATGGGAGCTCGTAAAATAACAGAATGGCTGCTGAATCCTCTCATTGATGCAGAGCAGATAAATAAACGGCTCGATGCTGTGCAGATTTTAAAAGAAGAATTCCTGCTGACAGAAGATATTCGCTCGATCCTGAAAAATGTCGGTGACCTGAGCCGCATTCTCAGTAAAATAGGTTCGATGCGAGTGAATCCACGTGATGTGATTGCTTTACGGAATTATCTGGATACTGCACCGCTTCTGGCAAAAATAATTTCAGAACTGGATAATCAGCTTTTGAGTGAATTGCATTCCCAGATCGTAGATTATTCTGAGATTATCGATCTTATCGATTCTGCTATCGAAGAAGAAGCACCACTGCAAATTACAGATGGGAATATCATCAAAGATGGTTTCAATAAAGATCTCGATGAACTGCGAGAGATCAGTAAAAGCGGCAAAAGCTGGATTTTCCGACTTGAAGAAGAAGAACGTAAAAGTACCGGAATTTCTTCTTTAAAAGTAGGTTACAATCGAGTTTTTGGATATTACCTGGAAGTTACCAAAACCCACAAAGATAAAGTTCCGGAACATTATATTCGTAAGCAGACTCTGGTAAATGCCGAACGTTACATCAGTCCGGAACTAAAAGAATATGAAGCAAAAGTTCTGGGAGCGGAAGAACGCATCAAAAGCCTGGAATACGAACTTTTTTCCGATATTCGGGAAGAGCTGTATGAAAAAGTGGAAATGATGCAGAAATTCGTGGAAGTGGTGGCAAATCTGGATGCACTTTCGAACCTGGCTTACCTGGCATATCACAACAATTATTGCCGTCCGCAGTTCAATGATGAAGGAATTGTAAAAATTATAAATAGCCGCCATCCAGTCATTGAACGAATCCTGGAAAATGAAGAGTTCATTCCCAATGATGTGCAGATTTCCGATGAAAATATGATCAGCTTGATAACTGGACCAAACATGGCAGGAAAATCTACATATCTGCGCCAGGTTGGACTTCTGGTAATAATGGCACAAATGGGAAGTTTCATTCCGGCAGAAAGTGCTGATCTTCCTGTTTTCGATAAAGTTTTCACTCGCGTGGGTGCATCTGATAATCTGGCGATGGGGCAGAGCACGTTCCTGGTAGAAATGATCGAAACTGCCAATATCTTGAATTCTGCAACTCCCAATTCGCTTATTTTGTTGGATGAAATCGGGCGTGGTACCAGTACTTTTGATGGTTTGAGTCTGGCCTGGTCGATCGTGGAATATATTCATAATAACAAAAAAATATCCGCGAAAACTCTTTTTGCCACACATTACCATGAACTCACAGAATTGGAAAATGTGCTGGATAAAGTCAAAAATCTGAATGTGGTCGTGAAAGAATGGAATGACGAAATTATTTTCCTTCGCAAAATAGAACGTGGTACTGCCGATCAAAGTTATGGAATTCAAGTAGCTCGTCTGGCAGGAATTCCCAAGCGTGTTATTTCCAGAGCAAAGCAGATCCTGCAAAATCTGGAAGAGCATGAATTAAGCGCTCAAGGCTTGACGGCAACAGCAAGAAAACAATTGAAATCAGCTTCCAGCCAGATGAATATTTTTGAAGCTATCATCGAAAAGTCAGATCAAAAAAATGAGATTCTAGAAGAAATTAGAAACATGGATGTGGAAAATATGACTCCGCTGGAAGCAATAAAAATTCTATCGGAACTTCAGGAGAAATTATAA